A single window of Haliotis asinina isolate JCU_RB_2024 chromosome 5, JCU_Hal_asi_v2, whole genome shotgun sequence DNA harbors:
- the LOC137284097 gene encoding glutathione S-transferase 1-like → MADIQLYHFPASPPCRSVRMTAKALGVPIELKHLDFMNKEHLSPEFLQINPDHIVPTIIDGDFTLWESRAIMRYLVGKYGGEDNSLYPRDLQKRAEVDRLLDYDLGVFYRAMLETLMLPVRTRNTPTKEQQEQVAKAFDRIDTLLKDKKFLTGDNITIADFAMVVGFGAEFLFQRDMSSYPSAMAWYKRMQELPYYQEVNQQFFDYVEKLKKLSGQAS, encoded by the exons ATGGCGGACATTCAGCTATATCACTTCCCCGCAAGCCCACCATGTCGTTCTGTCCGCATGACAGCCAAGGCTCTTGGTGTACCAATCGAGTTGAAACACCTCGACTTTATGAACAAAGAACATCTTAGCCCAGAGTTTTTGCAG ataaaTCCGGATCATATCGTCCCAACAATAATAGATGGAGACTTCACACTGTGGGAGAG CCGAGCCATCATGCGCTACCTGGTGGGGAAGTATGGGGGTGAGGACAACAGCCTGTATCCCCGGGACCTCCAGAAGAGAGCCGAGGTGGACCGTCTGTTGGACTATGATCTAGGGGTCTTCTACAGGGCCATGTTGGAGACTCTG ATGCTGCCAGTAAGGACCAGGAACACCCCAACAAAAGAACAACAAGAACAGGTCGCCAAGGCTTTCGACCGGATTGATACACTGCTCAAGGATAAGAAGTTCCTCACAGGAGACAACATCACCATTGCCGACTTTGCGATGGTCGTTGGGTTTGGAGCCGAATTCCTCTTCCAAAGAGATATGTCTAGCTACCCTAGTGCTATGGCATGGTACAAAAGAATGCAAGAATTACCGTACTACCAGGAAGTGAATCAGCAATTTTTCGACTATGTGGAAAAATTGAAGAAACTTTCAGGTCAAGCGTCGTAA
- the LOC137284332 gene encoding glutathione S-transferase 1-like: protein MANIQVYYFMGSPPCRAVFMTAKALGVPLELKELKYVNSDHHKPEYTKINPDQIVPTMIDGDFILGESRAIMRYLVGKYGGEDNNLYPRDLKKRAEVDRLLDYDLGIFFKVIVEDLWLPFRDRIPKTKQQEEKIVKIFTRIDTLLRDKNFLTGDTMTIADLSIVASFTVELVYEGDMSKFPNAMAWYKRMQELPYFKEVNENFYEWVNKVKKLHAEMSA, encoded by the exons ATGGCGAACATTCAGGTGTATTACTTCATGGGTAGTCCGCCATGTCGAGCAGTTTTCATGACAGCTAAGGCTCTTGGTGTACCACTGGAGTTGAAAGAACTTAAATACGTCAACAGTGATCATCATAAGCCAGAGTACACAAAG ATAAACCCGGATCAAATCGTCCCAACAATGATAGACGGAGACTTCATACTAGGGGAGAG CCGAGCCATCATGCGCTACCTGGTTGGGAAGTATGGGGGAGAGGACAACAACCTGTACCCCCGGGACCTAAAGAAGAGGGCAGAGGTGGACCGCCTCCTGGACTATGACCTGGGGATCTTCTTTAAAGTCATAGTGGAAGATCTG TGGCTGCCATTCAGAGACAGAATTCCAAAGACAAAACAACAAGAAGAGAAAATCGTCAAGATTTTCACACGGATTGACACGCTGCTCAGGGATAAGAACTTCCTGACGGGAGATACCATGACGATTGCCGACCTTTCCATAGTGGCTAGCTTTACAGTCGAGTTAGTCTATGAAGGTGATATGTCAAAGTTCCCAAATGCCATGGCATGGTACAAGAGAATGCAGGAATTACCATACTTCAAAGAAGTGAATGAGAACTTTTATGAATGGGTGAACAAAGTGAAGAAGCTTCACGCGGAAATGTCAGCGTAA